The Pseudomonadota bacterium genomic interval GCCGACGCAGGCAATATTTGCCAGCCACTGTTCTGCTCTTAAGCGGAATGGGAAGGCGCGAGGGCTTAAATCCCTTAAGCCAGGAAACCTTGGGTTAGACTCTTTAGACGTTATCCTTACGAGGCATAAGGAGGTCCATCATGAAACAAATAATTTTTCTATTTTCTGCATGTATGATTTTTACTATGGCTGGTCTTGTTTTTTCTCAAGAAATGCCCTACAGGCTGGATGATATTGTAGTAACTGCCTCTCGCATAGAGACCCCACTCAAGGAAGCCCCGGCAAACATCACTGTCATTACAAGCGAAGAAATGGAGCAGAAAGGGGCAGCAACCCTGATTGATGTATTTAAGGAAGAACCCGGTCTGTCCACCAAATCATGGACAGGCACAATAAAACAATCAAATATCGACATCAGAGGTTATGGAGAGGCTGCGCCCCAGAATGTGCTCTTTCTAATTGATGGGAGAAGAGTAAACAATGTTGACATGTCCGGCGCTGATCTCGCCCAAATACCAGTCGGCATGATCGAAAGGATCGAAATATACAGGGGCTCGGCAAGTGTCATGTTTGGCGATAATGCATCGGCAGGTGCAGTAAATATAATCCTCAAAAAGGGAGAAGGCAAACCCAAGGTAACGGCAAAGATGCTCGGGGGGAGCTATAATCTCTTTGCCCCCGGTCTTAGTGTTGCCGGCGGCGATAAAAAGCTCTCCTATTTTTTGCTTACATCCTCATATGATACGGACGGTTACAGAGAGAATCAAGCCGTCCAGATGAAAGATATTTTCGGGAATTTTTCTGTTGACCCGTTGAAAAATCTTACCATCAATATCAAGACAGGTTATCACAAAGATAAGTATGGTATGCCTGGCCCTGTGCTCTGGCAAAACCTCATCAACGGCATCGCAAAAAGAACGGATGCAGGCACGCCATTCGATAATGCGTCTACAGAAGACAGCTTTTTTGACATGGAAGCTGATATAAAACTTGCAGAGGATGTGAAATTCTCAATAGGGGGGTCATACAGAAACAGACATAGCGCCTCCTATTTCGATTACGGCACC includes:
- a CDS encoding TonB-dependent receptor; amino-acid sequence: MKQIIFLFSACMIFTMAGLVFSQEMPYRLDDIVVTASRIETPLKEAPANITVITSEEMEQKGAATLIDVFKEEPGLSTKSWTGTIKQSNIDIRGYGEAAPQNVLFLIDGRRVNNVDMSGADLAQIPVGMIERIEIYRGSASVMFGDNASAGAVNIILKKGEGKPKVTAKMLGGSYNLFAPGLSVAGGDKKLSYFLLTSSYDTDGYRENQAVQMKDIFGNFSVDPLKNLTINIKTGYHKDKYGMPGPVLWQNLINGIAKRTDAGTPFDNASTEDSFFDMEADIKLAEDVKFSIGGSYRNRHSASYFDYGTFGFNESKGQLETYGFTPRIVIDKPYVSERIYPLSNLTLDIGYRVHKAIYDSRYTDYFTPTNSTTYHTHQQKEAFRASVNYAFNEAGNAFITYAKGFRFPTTDELLNIQTGAITTNLNPQTGWEVNIGARWNPFKRLGGSLTIFQSKNKDEIFYNPYTFTNANYERTKRQGVETQLNFIVTENLKFGVGYSYIDTKFDGKQFIGGADVDGNSIPLVPKNKFSANISYSFNSFIINLITVYTGNRYTISDQLNSHRELPGYTTCDMNISYKYKNLEALFGIKNLTGKEYSEFGVASTTS